The following proteins are encoded in a genomic region of Magallana gigas chromosome 1, xbMagGiga1.1, whole genome shotgun sequence:
- the LOC105340002 gene encoding uncharacterized protein, with amino-acid sequence MRHLCQTNKSHRLNFDSRDDLSDEDYISLTGLSKENFRILFETVHDLIKNTPSRSSKTTLAIFLCKLNSGLSNIFLATLFNLTKSSLRRAVKTARRALMENFVPYHLGFQHVTREELIQDHTRPLAASLFGTSGKEAILVLDGTYIYIEKSSNFHFQRRSYNVHKGRPLLKPMVIVSTSGYFVSVLGPYLADSKNNDSSILNHIIRTNVEDIQKWIQEDDIFIVDRGFRDAIRLLQDLGIQAEMPKFMIKGQKQLSTEDANSSRLVTKVRWVVESANARIKRWKYLEKVLPTNQIPYIGDYVRIICAISNRFLPPLSSAQEDDSAVAVRMLQLSHQVNSLKERVEAEELDGRKSSVWIDASTLHDYPKLTEQQLREMTCGSYQLKLSRCYIKEHIDGNHDILIHREDRHLLKVQMQSGHVSSKAHILWISFNETEVTAWYCRCKTGARVVGVCAHIAAVLWYLGYARHIQDSKNIGVRNWAEYVEDAANVPEVIDTSDSDDSIIEE; translated from the exons ATGCGTCACCTTTGTCAGACAAACAAATCTCACAGACTCAATTTTGATAGCAGAGACGACCTTAGCGACGAGGATTACATTTCTCTCACTGGCCTGAGCAAGGAAAATTTTCGTATCCTGTTCGAAACTGTACATGATCTAATAAAGAATACTCCATCCAGAAGCTCCAAAACAACATTGGCTATATTCCTGTGCAAACTAAATTCCGGACTTTCCAACATATTTTTGGCTACATTATTCAATCTTACAAAATCCAGTTTACGGAGAGCAGTGAAAACAGCCCGTCGAGCTCTTATGGAAAATTTTGTTCCCTACCATCTTGGTTTTCAACATGTGACTCGGGAAGAACTAATTCAAGACCACACTCGTCCTCTTGCTGCGTCTCTCTTTGGAACTTCTGGAAAGGAAGCAATACTGGTCCTTGACGgaacatacatatacattgaaAAGAGTTCgaactttcattttcaaagaaGATCCTACAATGTACACAAAGGCAGGCCTCTTTTAAAACCAATGGTGATTGTATCAACATCTGGTTACTTCGTATCTGTTCTTGGTCCATACCTTGCTGACAGTAAAAACAATGATTCATCCATACTTAATCATATCATTAGGACCAATGTAGAAGACATTCAGAAATGGATCCAAGAAGATGACATTTTTATTGTTGACCGAGGGTTTAGAGATGCGATTCGTCTTCTTCAAGATCTTGGTATCCAAGCAGAAATGCCCAAGTTCATGATAAAAGGCCAAAAACAACTGTCCACAGAAGATGCGAATTCGAGTAGACTAGTGACCAAA GTTCGATGGGTAGTGGAATCAGCTAACGCTCGCATCAAGAGATGGAAATACCTGGAGAAAGTGCTTCCTACGAACCAGATCCCTTATATTGGAGATTATGTTAGGATAATTTGTGCCATCTCCAATAGGTTTCTGCCTCCTCTATCCTCAG CTCAAGAGGATGATTCAGCAGTTGCTGTGAGAATGTTGCAGCTCAGTCACCAGGTCAACAGTCTGAAGGAGCGTGTTGAGGCAGAAGAGTTGGATGGTAGGAAATCCTCTGTGTGGATTGATGCATCTACATTACATGACTATCCAAAGCTCACAGAACAACAACTCCGTGAAATGACCTGTGGTTCGTACCAACTCAAACTTTCGAGGTGCTATATTAAGGAACATATTGATGGAAATCATGACATTCTCATACACAGAGAGGATCGTCACCTTTTGAAAGTACAAATGCAAAGTGGGCATGTATCATCCAAAGCACACATATTGTGGATCTCCTTCAATGAGACAGAG GTTACAGCATGGTATTGTCGATGTAAAACAGGTGCACGAGTAGTTGGGGTGTGCGCACACATTGCTGCAGTACTTTGGTACCTGGGATATGCAAGGCACATCCAGGACTCCAAGAACATTGGTGTAAGAAACTGGGCAGAATATGTTGAGGATGCAGCCAATGTGCCAGAGGTGATAGATACATCTGATAGTGATGACAGCATTATTGAAGAATGA
- the LOC136275907 gene encoding uncharacterized protein, translated as MWRYFTRHNTRRYLDILPDLVYAYNHSYHRSIKRAPAEVNAFNVLKVWKTLYQKNSSTPFFSPKFHKGDIVRISKAKRTFEKGYLPNWTRELFTISHRVQGAVPYIYKVQDYHGEELEGTFYESQLQKVIKEDDVYQVEEILDYKKRHIGKKVITHIKMRWKENPPSFDSWIPRTDLLIPNKEL; from the coding sequence ATGTGGAGATATTTCACTCGTCATAATACTCGAAGATATCTGGACATTTTACCTGATCTGGTATATGCCTACAATCACTCATATCATCGCAGTATAAAAAGAGCTCCAGCTGAGGTTAATGCCTTCAATGTCctaaaagtgtggaaaactctGTATCAAAAGAACTCCTCTACACCCTTCTTTTCCCCTAAATTTCACAAAGGAGACATAGTGCGCATCAGTAAAGCAAAGCGAACTTTTGAAAAGGGATATCTACCTAACTGGACCCGGGAGTTGTTTACCATATCTCATCGAGTCCAGGGGGCTGTTCCTTATATATATAAGGTACAGGACTATCACGGAGAAGAATTGGAAGGAACTTTTTACGAGTCTCAATTACAAAAAGTCATTAAAGAAGACGACGTCTATCAAGTAGAAGAAATTCTAGACTATAAAAAGCGTCACATAGGGAAAAAAGTCATTACACATATTAAAATGCGCTGGAAAGAAAATCCCCCTAGCTTTGACTCATGGATTCCCCGAACAGATCTTCTAATCCCCAATAAGGAACTGTGA